Genomic DNA from Chanos chanos chromosome 6, fChaCha1.1, whole genome shotgun sequence:
taatgtttgtgtgtatgtctgtgtgtaaaatgagTGTCCATACACACTGAGATGTACAAGTCTTTTCCCTCTGTTACCTTACTGGTGTTGTACAGGACCAGCTTGTGCCACCTGCTGGAGACCACAGTTAAAACAAGTGTGCGTTCCCAcgcaagcactcacacacacacacacacacacacacacacacaatggaaagTCTCGAACAAGCACTTGTAGTGTAACAGATGCAAATGACAACTGACTTTTTGAAAATTAAGACGTGACCTGCGTCACTAACAGCTGTCGTGCTTATACATTTTACATCGCACATTCAacccacacagaaaaaaactttgTGTTGTGGCAGCATAATTAGATTTTCATGTTTCACGTTCAAAATAAACAGGTCGCCTCACTGTGAATACACGTCAGACCTGAAATAGTCTGACATTTcgcaccaagaaaaaaaaaagcagaaggagAATAGTGTTTTTAATGAACGGTCTCCACATTTTGAAAAGGTGGCCATGCCCCTCTTCTAATCGGTGCTTTGGCTCCATCTTCTGGCTAAGACTTGCAAATGCGTCTCATAGTACAGTTATAAACATCAAATTTTATGAATAACAGTTTATtgtatatactttttttttcagatttatgCAATTTCACGGAATTGCAACTTATTTCCTTTACCATGCTCTATGGTGTTAAAACGTTTTCTTTGGTGGTGAAGTAATTATTTCGAAGACACTATACATTTACCTGCAATCTAAACCCTACGTGTACGTAcccagtgtaaaacacatcgAATACAGAAACCGAGTCGGGACGCACGGCTTTCGTGAACTTTCTTTAGAAACAGGAAGTTGTTGCGTGCCTGTTTGATGATCTCGCTCTCTTGCTGTCACTCTCATTTCGGTCGTTGCATCTGTGCAAGTGAATGGATGGTGTTGAGTAGCGTGGCTACAGGAAACATTcaactttgagaaaaaaaactgtaatatttttTGGATAATTGAATCTTCAAGTATTATATCTAATTTTGGGGGGAACGCTCTGCTTTTTGGAGACCTAAGCAATGAACTACATCTATGATAATAGTGACCGTAACCCCTCTGGGCTGACGGACGGAAACGGCCAGGATGAGCTAGACTTTCCCTATTTGTTCCCGTACAACCCTCAGGATGATCAAGGTTTGTGCTCCAGTTTTTTCAGGTTCTGTTACGCACTGTCACCAAATATTCTGCTCAGTTTGTAATACATATCAAGATACACGCCGCTGAATATATCTCTTTTCATATTTGTTAtataataaaatgtttgatttgagtttttattttactgactGTGAGTGACAAGCATTAATGGTGCAAGAAGGTAAATTTTGATTGTGAAAGTGAGCGTGATGTACGGTTACATTTCGTAACATTGCGTGTGCAACCTGAGTGACAGTCTGGGGTTAACTTTAAGCCATCAGTCGGCACGATTTTAATTTAACCGCTGTTCTGTGTTTCCACTAACAGTAGAGaacagtttattttttcttttgttttctttgggtttGGTAACGAATAAAGGCAAGTAAACGCTCTTTCATGACCAGCTTCGTCTCACTGTATTCCGTCTCTTGGCAGAAGACCCTGGTCACCCTTCCCGCCATGATCCTCATGGCCATCAGGACCATGAATCCCCTCACCAGTTCCCTTACCACCAGCACACTGCCAGGGACCTTATTGAGGATGAGTCCCCTGATCTGAGAGAGCTGTTGGGCTGTGCCGACCAACCTTTTCCCCAGCCTGGAGCTCCAGGGGCATCCGCCAGTCCCAGGATTGAGATAACCTCCCACGACCAGCACCATCAACACCGGGATCATGTGCACACAGCGCCGGTGGATATTGGCCCACGTCCCACACTCACCGTGCCGGGCTACGACAACTCGGCGTACAGAGAGGCCTGTCTGAGCCCTGCCAGCAGTAACTCCTCCACCAGCTGGCAGTCAGAGGTCTATTCGCCTCTGGcctctccctgtgtctcccCTGGTAcgggtgggggtttgggggcTATGACCGTGGCCGACCTGTGCCCGAAGTTCCAGGCGATTCACGCGACTTCGGCGGGCAACTCGCCCCGGACCTCTCCAACCAACTCCCCCCGCACCAGCATCACCGAGGACACCTACCTGAATCGGCGTGCATCATCACCTCGGCCGGGCTCCCGGTCAGCCTCGCCACAGGGCAAACGCACTTACGCCCAGTACGAGAACCCCAGTCTGGTGAACCAACGACCCCAGAGTCCCTCTCCCCAATGCAGGCGAGAGGAACCGGCTCGTGTTGAACCATACATCACGCACGCCAACCTGCATGAGCTAGGGAACAGCTTCAACTCCAGCCTGACCAAACCTGTCCCCAACAAGATGGTGAGACCCAATCAAGAGGGAGTCATCTACAGGGAGAGCCAATTAGAGCAGCGCGTGTTTCCGTAtgaggaggtgaagagagagcCTGGAATGGAGCCCTTGTACGTCATGCCGTTCTCTTGGCACAATCAGCTGCTACCAGGGGTCTGCAGGTACTGTTCAATCACGCGACTGTGTACGTCACCGATCTGAGAGATAAGGTTTTACTGAATCCACCAACAACAGTCAGCACTTTATTTTTACAATTACTGTATAAGTGAATAATGTCTGAGGATTAAGACATTTTAAGGATTAGCCTGGCCTCAGTGGGAATATACTGAAGGCAGATTTGCTCAATTagtcaaaaaatatttaaaccaTTTGTCAATGCTCTGGTCACATGATTCAAAATATTCTCAAAATCTGGAGGTTCCTCTGCTCCATGTGATTTTGcttagctgtgtttgtttgtcttgtgttgtgaAAAGACTGCTTTGCTCCCTCGCATCTGTTTAGTGTGCCCGTGGCATCTGTGCCCGCTCTGGAGTGGCCGCTGCCCAGCGCTGCTGAGCAGCATGAGCTCCGAATCGAGATCCAGCCCAGGCAGCACCATCGCGCCCACTATGAGACCGAGGGCAGCAGGGGAGCCGTGAAAGCACACTCTGGAGGCCATCCAGTCGTACAggtacatacacaaacacacacacagagagagagagagagagtaagcatTTACCAccgtgtgaagagagagagagagacagagagacagagagagagaacaagcattTACCACCATGTACAAGCCTTAAACTATCtatggatgagagagaaagagagagagagagagagagagaacaagcattTATAACCAATTACCAACTTAACATCTgtggatgaaagaaagagagagagaaagagagagagagcatcctgtcatgctttctttttcaaatttgtaTTGAAagcgagagaaacagaaagtggAAACCAGGAGATGGACAGAgatagaaatagagagagagagagtgagccagCGAGAgagtatgtgaaagagagaatgagagtaaTTAGAAAATCAGGTTATGTGGGATCATATGCggggagagagaatgacagtacTGAAAATATGTAACAGACATGCATTTGTGGGAACGTTTGTATGAAAGATTGTGGGTGGAAGACACAGAacaactctcactctctctttctctcctgcttctgtctttctctctctccctcactccctccctctgtaggtacgtgtgtgtgtgtgtgtgtgtgtgtgtgataaaaaagAGCTAGCCGGAAAGCTAGATAAGTCAGATAGcaagataaagacagagaaagattgTGTGTCACTGACAACATTTCCCTGTTATTGTGCACTGTGTGACAGTGGGACTACGTGGCAGCATTTATGAAAATGAGCGTCTGTGTTTGTCCAGGTGCCACACCTCTTTGTCCACTGAGCTAGTCGCAAGCTGACCTTAGGCTTAGATACTCTGCCAAAAGAACATTTATGTAGAAAATGGTTGGGTTGTGGAAATTTGCAAGGATGTGAACAAGTGAACGtatgtacataaacatacacatacacacacacacacacatatatatatatatgtgtgtgtgtgtgtgtgtgtgtgtatgtctgtgtctacacacacacacacacacacacgtgtatatacaTCCATATAAGTTTTTCAGGGGTGTAGTAAGACACTGGTGAGATTCAGAACCTCAAGTGGTGTGtatgaaaaatcaaaatgaaaaaaaagaaaagtgctcTGAGGTGTCCTTGTCAGATGTTACTCGGTAGCGCGAGAGTCAGATAAAGATTTCTAAGTTCTTCGTTCTCCCAGTGGGGTTGGATATTCAGCTCAGTTAATGAGAGCCTGTCTGTGTGGTCAATAAGCTTTTGTTATTATGTTGCTGTTGATGTTCATGGTAGGCCTACTTATAAACCACTGTGGTTGTTTGACTGAATTTTCTCAAAAGATCGGGGAGACGAACATTTCTTAGAAACAAAATATCCAAATTCTGTATGTACGCCATACATACGAATGCACAGTTACCGGTGTGACTACATATTCTGTTCTTCACTTATCTCCACTGTGTGAAAGTCTGATACACTGTGTAGGTGAACAGGAAAGTAACTCGTCATGTTGATGTCATGTAATtattcacttgtttttgtttgaaaactTGTACAGTTATCAGTCATTGCAGTCTgtgcagctttttttctttttgctttagTTTCGTGTCGATGCTCGGCCTACTTCATTACTAATTGAACGGGGTATTGAAAACTCTGTTTATCATTGAGAGTTTTGGATACTTtgttccatgtctctctccctactgAATGGCCGCCCTGTCTGTTTTGCTTGacaaagacagcagtgtttgcACGTCCCCCTGTGTACTCTAGTGTCTAAACCCAGAGTTTGTGAGGCTCTGACATACAGTGGTTTCTGAAAGAACAAGATAGGCAtcaactttttctctttttttcttctttttctcttttaaccaAATGTCTTTGGGgaatggaaatttttttttaatgttgtgattaaatgtgaaacatttggggggggggcactgaaaAGCTGAATTTGACTCTCTCTGTGAACGTATGTGACATAAGCGTGATTTCGCCTCCAGCCAtcaaacactttcttttaaaaggaatggtgatgttttaaaaacattcaaaacatgaaaagagAACAGCAGGAGAgatgtcagtttaaaaaataGTTCTTGACTTGCAGAGATTGGCGTTCACGCACATCTTGTGCCACGACCCTATGGCGCTCACCAATGACAGATATATGATCAAACATTACGCTGCAGACAGCGATAGAGCTCGGAACATTACAGACCCTATCTGAAATTGAATGTAATGACTaatcactgacaaaaacaacttCCTAGTCAAGCCTAACCAAGCACTAATCCCTTTTGGCCGTGTATACAAAGTAGCAGAAAAGAGGCTGAAGTtatgtgtgagggagacagagagcagtttATTACACTCGCTTTTAAACAGTTTCCGTAGACGAACAGATATGTAATAACTGGAGTTAAAAAAGTACAAAGAGTGACTGATGGTGCTGATTATAATCCTTGTGTTTCCTGTGCCAGCTGCATGGTTACAGAGGAGCGGAGCCCCTGGCGTTGCAGGTTTTCATCGGCACGGCAGACGAGCGTGCCCTGAGGCCACACGCCTTCTACCAGGTTCACCGCATCACTGGCAAAACCGTCACCACCTGCAGCCAAGAGAAAATGGTCAGCGGAACCAAGGTTCTAGAGCTGCCCCTGGAACCGAAGGAGAATATGCGAGCtgtgtaagaaagaaagacggagagaaaaagagagagagactccttttttttctcctgccagTCAGTGTTTTGTGCACGCTACTGATCAGGGGGTGACACAATGTATCTCTATCTCTACGTCTCGGACAAAAGACAAATCTGATGGAAGTCTTATGTTCTTGGATCTAGTGTGTGAAAgattacaaatataaatatgtaaataaatgaaagattaTAAATGCAGAGTACAGGTCGTCCCCGAGTTACGAACGTCCAACTTACGGACAATTCGTACTAACGAACAGactgccataaagcctattATATTAAACAGTTGAGTTAAATACAATGGTTCGTAATAACGAATGCATGCACTACTCAGGAAAACATTGCGCGGCTTCAGTGGTTCGTCAGCTCGAGGAAGGAGAACGCTGTCCCCCATTTTAAGTCCGATCACGTTGCGGTGTATTTACCTCTTCCAACTTACCTACGAATTTGACTTAAACACAGACTTAGGGAACGGATCTCGTTTGTAACTCGGGTAGTGCCTGTATTAGATTATAAAATGATTATACTCTGTTTATTTACTGGTTAATCAGTTAGTTAAGACACGGCTTCTGCTtctgactgtacagactgatAGACTATATAGACTATGTAGACTGACAGACTATATAGGCTGATATACTGTATAGACTGATAGACTATATAGACTGATAAACTGTACAGACTGATAGACTATATAGACTGATGGACTGTATAGACTGATACAGTGTATAGACTGATAGACTATATAGACTGATACACTGTATAGACTGTAGTGAATTGCTGATGATAAGgaggaattgtgtgtgtgtgtgtgtgtgtgtatatgtgcgtgatAGGGTGGACTGTGCTGGCATCCTGAAACTGAAGAATGCTGATATTGAGctgaggaagggagagacagatgtggGGAGGAAGAACACACGTGTCAGACTCGTCTTCCGTGTCCACGTGCCTCAGCCTGGAGGACAGTGGCTGTCTCTGCAGGTGGCTTCCCAGCCCATAGAGTGCTGTAAGAACTCATCTCAACCATACACTAGACacagcccaaaacacacacctctgcaccTATCTAAACTGCAGTTATCCATGTGCACCACCCACAACCACATATATCATatgtaatatatacatatattttgcAACAAGGGCTATGAATTCTCTGTAtaaaaactctccctctctctctctctccctttctctctctttctatctgtctgtctatctttctacCAAGAGTAAGtgagatagagatagagggagagagtgagtgagagacagatagatagagaggtagagagagagatgacactgAGTGATAAAGTAAATATTATCCTATCTGTGGTAAAGTGTAGCGTGAATAGAGAAAGTGGAACTTGTCAAACCATCACGTTCTGTGGTCCTGCAGCCCAGCGCTCGGCTCACGAGCTGCCGGCCGTGGAGAGACAAGATGTGGACCACTGTTCAGTTCTGGGCGGCCTTCAGATGATTCTCACCGGGCAGAACTTCACCTCTGACTCCAGAGTAGTCTTCACTGAGAAGACTCACGGTACGTGGTCTTCTTTTTCACAGTTTCATTACgcatgacttttaaaaaaacgTGGGAAATGGGAAAAGACGTAACAATGTAATGTGTAACTGcagaacacacaaagaaagattaCTGTCCGCGCCGCTGCCAACAGTATACCTGTGCTTCTCACCCAAGGAGCCACTGACTCATGAGGACACCTTGAGCTAGACTAGGATTTACATACCACTTTTAGACTGAAAGACTCTAACCTTTCAAAGAAGCCTTAAGCACTTGTGAGGGACTGAGCAGAATACCAGTTGCTCATCAATGGAAATAGAGAAAGTACTGTTTCACTCTCATATGTAGCTAATGCAGTCATGTTCAGTGTGGGAGACTAGTCAGTTAGCTTTTCGCGAGTACATGATGACGTGGTGCatcttttgaaattttcattctGAGAAGAGTGATAGCTCAATAGGACATTACTGTTCATCATCTCCAatactgtttttaaattaatgttgaCTTAACTGTCATCGTCTCAAACGTTATCATTTTAATAGTGAGCTCTGTTTACTGGTGGTCAATATTTTAGTGAAATACCCTCACGTAATGAACCCTCATGTGTCTTGAGTGTAACAGATTTGTGGAAACCAGCAGAACCCTGTGGCGTATAAAAAAAGGAGTCTTTTGCGACCTTTTTCCGTTTACAGCCTCTGTATCTGCATATCTTTTCATACTTTGCTCCTGAGGCAACCCTAGGCTGTATACAGAGAAAATTAGCATCTGATTTGGTTGAGGTTACATGTTGTTGTTTGCATATCCTCAAAATGGCTGCCCAGGCTGGAGCCAGACTGCATGGCCGTATTGTCGACTGTGTCTGGTTTAGTCACATCAATTCAGTTGTAGCACAGGaagggaaaacagacagataataGGTTTGCAAAGCAGCAACAAACTCAGTCACACGTCATTTCAGGTCTGCCTGGGTTTACAAAGAAAGCCTTACAAACCTCAGAACcaacacctacacatacacacacacatacacacacacacacaaactgtacctTCCGAGGTTTCTTATAATTGCAGTTTGTTTTACCTATTGATGTCGTCATTTCTCATGTCGAGTCTAAATTTGCTTACAGGGTTACAACACAACAGTGCAATGGTGTTGTCTTTGCTGAACTATGTTCAAACCACTGAATAGTTGGTGTCAGTGATATGAAGAAGTCAAAAGAAGGTTAAGGACACTCTAGCATACCACAGATGAACCAAAAGTCATATTTAAATTTTGATTAGACAAGTGTATTTTCCTTCTACATCAATTTGCATCAGTTTAGACCGCTAATTTTTCTACCAGGATATGCTGCACCTTTCTGTAGGTATGACTAGCGGCGGTGCAGAAACACGTTTGTAGGTAGGTTTTAGAGGCACTTTCCAGTTAGGTGTGCAGCTTCATGCTAGAGGATGTGGTTTGCCTAGCAGAGTTATGATCTACACGTCGAGGCCTTCTTTCCCTTCCTGTACTCAAAGTGTGGGCGGCAATCTAGCAGTGTGtacggcagagagagagagagagaaagagtgggagcATCACCCACACTTGAGACAAAGTGAATGTTTGCTGACTTTGCCTGAGTGGCATCGTCATTAGGATGCAGTGGGAGTCAGTCTTGTTGTGGTTTTGGGCAATAACGTCAAATATCGGAAGCGCTAGGGCGTATAGGATATGTGTGAAATGTGCtcattaaattattcattaattttcaATTTGAAAAAACATGCAGGTATTGTGTGGGATAAATGATACATTTCTAACAAAAGATAACTTTAGTCCCTGCTAACATTAAAACTAGCCACCTcttgtaatacatttttttacactttttcaTCAGGAAGCAAGATTAAAAATGCTGTGTGGGTTAAATTTTAAAAGAGATTCAATTCAAAGCAAATATTAAATGTTAGTTGTGGACAGGAGTGAGTGACACCCAGATTATTTGCTTGTCCTCTTCAAcgtttttgttcttctcttcctcctgtagATGGCCTGCAAATTTGGGAGGCAGAAGCCACTGTGGATAGAGACAAGAGCCAAGCTGTAAGGATGTCCACTTTTGATAGAGGAgcaaaagcaacacacacacacacgcacacacacacacacacacacacacacacacacacacacacacacacacacaaacaaatattctATAGGTAAAAAAGCTAAACTGTTATAGCCTTAGCTTTTTCTGCATGAGCCAAAACTAAatgtatgcacacaaacacacacacacacacacacacagacacacacaaatagaggaATGTAAAATAGGTTAACATACATATGTAGAAAGACAAGATATACACTGatatttattataaataaaatgtcaaaatcatGGGCCTGTTCCTTTTCTGCACTGCAATTATGATGTTATCACAAACATCCTGTCATTACGTTTCTTTGATTCCATAAGAGGCCTTTGAATAGCTTTGCAGTCATATTCAACCCTCTTTAGCGCAGCCAAAAGTGTTTTTTAGTGTTGTTCCTGAACTCCGGCATTAAATGTTGAGGAGATGAATATAATTCTATTAAACCTCTGTGTTCATCACAGAGCATGCTCTTTGTGGAGATACCTCCTTATCGAGACCAAAACATCTACCATCCGGTCAAAGTCAACTTTCACGTGCTCAACGGGAAGAGAAAACGCAGCCAACCTCAACACTTCACTTACACTCCGCTGACAGGTAATGATCCAGTGCTCTGGATTccactttgtctgtgtttatagtCCGGATGGTGTTTCTTTTGGTGTAGCTGTTGCTGAGCAACGCTTCAGTCATATCAGTCGCAATACTTGTATGTTTCCTTTCCTGTGTCGTCGGTAAGAATatagttctgtgtgtatgtattgtggTTTTGGTGAGTTAATATTACGTTTATGTGTTGGTAGTTCCATTCATTAAAACGGAGCCCGTTGATGAATACCAGTTTGGTCAACTGGGGTGTGCCGTGTCTCAGATCCTGGGGGTCTCTCCACACTCCCGCCATCACACCAGCCAGATCTCCCCAGACAGCTGTTCCATGCCAGGCATGTCCGCCCGCCAGCCGGTCGGCTCCAGTGTGTACCCTCCTGCCTCAGAATACCAGGTGCCGTACCCATCTGTCCGTTACCCAAGTCAGGCCCACTCCCTCGGTACCAGCCCAACGGCTCACTACCTACCCCGCTCAGACCTATCGGGCCTAGGCACCTCTCCCGTCCGGGTGACCCATATCGATGCCCAGCAGTGCCCGACTTCAGTCTCTCAGTTTGGCGCCTCTGGCTATGTGCAGCAGCACCAGCGGGTGATCGTGAGTGAAGGTTACCAGACTGCCACGTCTCAGTTCCACACTCTCGACGTGTCAGATCTCTGCTCCTCTGCGGCTCCCCAGCGGCC
This window encodes:
- the nfatc2b gene encoding nuclear factor of activated T-cells, cytoplasmic 2, giving the protein MNYIYDNSDRNPSGLTDGNGQDELDFPYLFPYNPQDDQEDPGHPSRHDPHGHQDHESPHQFPYHQHTARDLIEDESPDLRELLGCADQPFPQPGAPGASASPRIEITSHDQHHQHRDHVHTAPVDIGPRPTLTVPGYDNSAYREACLSPASSNSSTSWQSEVYSPLASPCVSPGTGGGLGAMTVADLCPKFQAIHATSAGNSPRTSPTNSPRTSITEDTYLNRRASSPRPGSRSASPQGKRTYAQYENPSLVNQRPQSPSPQCRREEPARVEPYITHANLHELGNSFNSSLTKPVPNKMVRPNQEGVIYRESQLEQRVFPYEEVKREPGMEPLYVMPFSWHNQLLPGVCSVPVASVPALEWPLPSAAEQHELRIEIQPRQHHRAHYETEGSRGAVKAHSGGHPVVQLHGYRGAEPLALQVFIGTADERALRPHAFYQVHRITGKTVTTCSQEKMVSGTKVLELPLEPKENMRAVVDCAGILKLKNADIELRKGETDVGRKNTRVRLVFRVHVPQPGGQWLSLQVASQPIECSQRSAHELPAVERQDVDHCSVLGGLQMILTGQNFTSDSRVVFTEKTHDGLQIWEAEATVDRDKSQASMLFVEIPPYRDQNIYHPVKVNFHVLNGKRKRSQPQHFTYTPLTVPFIKTEPVDEYQFGQLGCAVSQILGVSPHSRHHTSQISPDSCSMPGMSARQPVGSSVYPPASEYQVPYPSVRYPSQAHSLGTSPTAHYLPRSDLSGLGTSPVRVTHIDAQQCPTSVSQFGASGYVQQHQRVIVSEGYQTATSQFHTLDVSDLCSSAAPQRPAGPRLGPPGQNRSPHQSFPPPGTQRSSVPAGVRIKEENLDQAYLDDVNDIIRKDLTVLSSDQ